A window of Lentibacillus sp. Marseille-P4043 contains these coding sequences:
- a CDS encoding ABC transporter permease produces the protein MLLSLFNAIELGVIYALMALGVYLSFRVLDFPDLTVDGSFVTGAAVAAISIMNGVPPIIASLLAALAGFLAGCVTGVLHTKGKINALLSGILMMIALYSINLRIMGQPTLSLLNGKTIFTQLESVWAATGLDQLLNGVLTFFGADRVPATWSIVIVMIVITLAFKLLTDYYLKTEVGLALRATGDNQVMIRSLSANTDSLIIVGIGFSNGLVALSGGLIAQHGGFADVNMGIGMIIIGLASVIIGEALFGTKTIARATLAVVGGAIIYRIVVAMALRVEFLETGDMKLITALLVIAALVTPKVLQARKEKKRRLEKRASLSQEKVREV, from the coding sequence ATGCTTTTATCATTATTTAACGCAATTGAACTAGGCGTAATCTATGCACTCATGGCTTTAGGAGTCTACTTATCTTTTCGCGTCTTGGATTTCCCTGATTTAACTGTTGATGGAAGTTTTGTAACAGGTGCGGCAGTTGCTGCGATCTCGATTATGAATGGTGTACCACCGATTATTGCAAGTCTTTTGGCAGCCTTAGCCGGGTTTTTAGCAGGCTGTGTTACAGGGGTGCTACATACGAAGGGGAAAATTAACGCCCTATTATCAGGGATTCTCATGATGATTGCCCTTTATTCTATTAATCTCCGAATCATGGGACAGCCTACATTGTCCCTTTTAAATGGAAAAACTATTTTTACACAGCTAGAGTCGGTTTGGGCGGCAACAGGGTTGGACCAATTATTAAATGGTGTGTTAACGTTCTTCGGTGCGGATCGGGTTCCAGCGACATGGAGCATTGTCATCGTGATGATTGTCATAACATTAGCTTTCAAACTGTTGACAGATTACTATTTGAAAACAGAGGTGGGCCTTGCGTTAAGGGCTACAGGTGATAATCAGGTGATGATCCGAAGCCTGTCTGCGAATACGGACTCATTAATTATTGTTGGGATCGGCTTTTCTAATGGACTTGTCGCGTTATCGGGCGGCTTGATTGCGCAACATGGGGGATTCGCTGATGTAAACATGGGAATCGGTATGATCATCATCGGTTTGGCTTCCGTAATTATTGGAGAAGCACTATTTGGTACTAAGACAATTGCTAGAGCCACATTAGCTGTTGTTGGTGGGGCGATTATTTATCGGATTGTCGTTGCGATGGCACTGCGGGTTGAATTTTTGGAAACAGGCGATATGAAATTGATCACCGCATTGCTCGTAATCGCTGCATTGGTAACACCAAAAGTTTTACAGGCAAGGAAAGAGAAAAAGCGCCGTTTGGAAAAGCGCGCCAGCCTTAGCCAGGAAAAAGTAAGGGAGGTGTAA
- a CDS encoding ABC transporter substrate-binding protein: MMIAILGIFVLTACGSDESSDAKGSSDNGEQTEDTDENAEDTGDKTYHIGATQILEHPSLDAAYEGFKTALDDAGLDVEYDFQSAQNDQNNVSTISNKFVADGVDLIFANSTPSALGALQATSDIPILFTSVTDPVEAGLVESVDQPGDNITGVTDLHPDAIKNTVEFIDKYFEGASVGLIYNAGEQNSVSQIESVKEAADGTSLSFVERTVANSAEVQQAASTIVSEADVIYIVTDNTVVSALETVVGVTNEQDIPLIVGEPDSLAKGGFATYGIDYNTIGYRTGEMAAEILTGEKTTADIPVEYPPEIQLFINKQAAEEQGIEWNSDWDEAKFVEQE, translated from the coding sequence ATGATGATTGCAATACTGGGGATATTTGTACTAACTGCTTGTGGCTCAGATGAATCATCCGATGCTAAGGGTTCTAGTGACAATGGTGAACAAACAGAGGATACAGACGAAAATGCAGAAGATACGGGAGATAAGACCTATCATATCGGAGCTACCCAGATTCTGGAGCATCCGTCACTTGATGCAGCTTATGAAGGCTTTAAGACGGCGCTGGATGATGCAGGATTGGATGTAGAATATGACTTCCAGAGTGCGCAAAATGATCAAAATAATGTTAGTACAATCAGTAATAAATTTGTTGCCGATGGTGTTGATTTGATTTTTGCCAATTCTACACCTAGTGCACTTGGTGCTTTGCAGGCAACAAGCGATATTCCTATCTTATTTACATCTGTAACAGACCCAGTTGAAGCGGGGTTGGTGGAATCCGTGGATCAGCCTGGGGATAATATTACTGGGGTAACAGACCTTCATCCAGACGCGATTAAGAACACGGTTGAGTTTATCGATAAGTATTTTGAAGGTGCTTCCGTCGGTTTAATTTATAATGCAGGGGAACAAAATTCTGTTTCGCAAATTGAATCGGTTAAAGAAGCTGCAGATGGAACGAGTTTGAGCTTTGTTGAGCGGACGGTTGCTAATTCAGCCGAGGTTCAGCAAGCAGCAAGTACGATTGTCAGTGAAGCGGATGTCATCTACATTGTGACGGATAATACAGTTGTATCCGCATTGGAAACCGTTGTCGGTGTTACCAATGAACAAGATATTCCATTAATTGTGGGGGAACCAGATTCATTAGCAAAAGGTGGATTCGCTACATATGGAATCGACTACAATACAATCGGTTACCGGACAGGAGAAATGGCTGCGGAAATTTTAACAGGGGAAAAAACAACCGCAGATATTCCGGTTGAGTACCCACCAGAAATTCAACTATTCATTAACAAACAAGCCGCTGAAGAACAAGGGATTGAATGGAATAGTGACTGGGACGAGGCAAAATTTGTAGAACAAGAATAG
- a CDS encoding ABC transporter ATP-binding protein: protein MKNISITFNEGTPDEKKALQGVDLELKEGEFVTVIGSNGAGKSTLMNVVSGNLIPDVGDVIINDKQVVHLPEYKRSAYIGRVFQDPMAGTAPSMTIEENLAMAYARNKRRKLKPGVTKKRKEMFRKTLASLNLNLEDRLNAKVGFLSGGERQALSLLMATFTEPNILLLDEHTAALDPSRAELITKLTDDVISKFNLTTLMVTHNMQQALDLGNRLIMMDKGQIILDVNGEEKQKLTIEDLLKEFQRIRGTKFESDRAVLG, encoded by the coding sequence ATGAAAAATATCTCAATTACCTTTAACGAAGGAACACCAGATGAAAAGAAAGCATTACAAGGTGTAGATTTGGAACTAAAGGAAGGCGAATTTGTTACTGTGATTGGCAGTAATGGTGCGGGTAAGTCGACACTAATGAACGTTGTCTCCGGAAATTTAATCCCGGATGTTGGCGATGTGATTATCAATGACAAGCAGGTTGTTCATTTGCCCGAATACAAACGTTCTGCCTATATCGGTCGTGTTTTCCAGGATCCAATGGCCGGTACAGCACCATCCATGACCATTGAGGAAAACCTGGCAATGGCATATGCGCGTAATAAGAGAAGAAAATTGAAACCAGGTGTTACGAAGAAGCGGAAGGAAATGTTTAGGAAGACATTGGCATCCCTAAATTTGAATTTGGAAGATCGGTTAAATGCCAAAGTCGGCTTTCTCTCCGGTGGGGAACGTCAGGCATTGTCACTATTGATGGCCACTTTTACCGAACCAAATATTTTACTGCTTGATGAGCACACAGCGGCATTGGACCCTTCACGTGCAGAATTAATCACCAAACTTACCGATGATGTCATCAGCAAATTTAACTTAACGACACTAATGGTCACCCACAACATGCAACAAGCACTCGATTTAGGCAACCGATTAATCATGATGGATAAAGGCCAAATTATCCTAGACGTAAACGGAGAAGAAAAGCAAAAACTAACCATCGAAGACCTACTAAAAGAATTCCAACGCATCCGCGGCACCAAATTCGAAAGCGACCGCGCCGTATTAGGATGA
- the pdhA gene encoding pyruvate dehydrogenase (acetyl-transferring) E1 component subunit alpha — protein sequence METNYPMKQIMDEQGNFVDDTYKTQIDSRLVETMYYNMYRIQAFDQKAIRLQRQGRIGTYPPFAGQEAAQVGSALALGDGDWIFPTYRDHGATLTYGADMTRMFLYWNGQMEGCIPPKGKNIFPAAVPIASQIPHAVGASWAEKRKGTDRIALAYFGDGATSEGDFHEGLNFASVFQTPTVFFNQNNGYAISVPTEKQMNAKTVAQKGIAYDMRSVRVDGNDCFSVYFAMKNAVDFARAGEGPTLIEAVTWRAGAHTTADDPDKYRPANKGEDIVEPLTRLERFMKTNQFWNEAKIADMQATVKAEVDAAVEAMENHPEAKVEDLFDHVFAELPEQLVAQKESYLALLEEDA from the coding sequence ATGGAAACGAATTATCCAATGAAACAGATCATGGATGAACAGGGAAATTTCGTTGATGACACGTACAAGACGCAAATCGATTCCCGGCTTGTAGAAACGATGTATTACAACATGTACCGGATCCAGGCTTTTGATCAAAAAGCGATCCGTCTCCAGCGTCAAGGACGAATTGGAACATATCCACCATTTGCAGGTCAAGAGGCCGCACAAGTTGGCAGTGCCTTAGCGCTTGGTGATGGGGATTGGATTTTTCCAACGTATCGTGATCATGGTGCAACATTGACGTATGGTGCTGATATGACGCGAATGTTTCTTTATTGGAATGGTCAGATGGAAGGATGTATCCCGCCAAAAGGCAAGAACATTTTCCCTGCCGCAGTACCAATTGCCTCACAAATTCCGCATGCAGTCGGTGCATCATGGGCTGAAAAAAGGAAAGGAACCGATCGGATTGCACTTGCCTACTTCGGGGATGGCGCGACGTCAGAGGGTGATTTTCATGAAGGCCTTAATTTTGCCAGTGTGTTCCAAACACCAACTGTATTTTTTAACCAAAATAATGGCTATGCGATCTCTGTTCCAACCGAAAAGCAAATGAACGCAAAAACAGTCGCACAAAAAGGGATAGCCTATGACATGAGAAGCGTTCGGGTGGATGGTAATGATTGTTTCAGCGTTTATTTTGCAATGAAAAATGCTGTTGACTTCGCTCGCGCTGGGGAAGGGCCAACATTAATTGAAGCTGTTACATGGCGGGCTGGCGCACATACGACAGCAGATGATCCAGATAAATATCGTCCAGCTAATAAAGGCGAGGATATTGTAGAGCCATTAACCCGCTTGGAACGTTTCATGAAAACAAATCAATTCTGGAATGAAGCAAAAATTGCCGACATGCAAGCTACTGTGAAAGCAGAAGTCGATGCGGCAGTGGAAGCGATGGAAAATCACCCGGAAGCAAAAGTGGAAGATTTGTTTGACCACGTATTTGCGGAGCTTCCAGAACAGCTTGTTGCGCAAAAAGAATCTTATTTGGCGCTTTTGGAGGAGGATGCATGA
- a CDS encoding alpha-ketoacid dehydrogenase subunit beta, protein MTMEMKQKREQRVKTQSLTMIQAINEAMETMLEMDEMTIVLGEDVGKNGGVFRATEGLQEQFGEDRVVDTPLSESGIIGTSVGLAVNGFKPIAEIQFMGFIYPAYNQIMTHVSRLRMKTMGSFSVPMVIRAPYGAGIRAPEVHSDSTEAIFTHMPGLKVVCPSSPYHAKGLLISAIEDPDPVLFLEPMRNYRAGREEVPTGKYTVEIGKGRRLHEGMDVSIIAWGSMIPIAERAREQAEQKGISCDLIDLQTLYPLDRALIADSVQKTGRAVIVHEAQATGGLGNDIVSAINDTAFLYLRSPIERVTGFDVPVPFFGLEDHYLPTAKRVLKSVEKVVNF, encoded by the coding sequence ATGACAATGGAAATGAAACAGAAAAGAGAGCAACGCGTTAAGACGCAGTCGCTGACAATGATTCAGGCGATTAATGAGGCGATGGAAACGATGTTGGAAATGGATGAGATGACAATCGTTTTAGGGGAAGATGTCGGAAAGAATGGTGGTGTGTTTCGCGCAACAGAAGGGCTTCAGGAACAATTCGGTGAAGATCGCGTTGTCGATACCCCACTATCAGAATCAGGTATTATTGGAACATCAGTCGGGCTTGCGGTAAATGGATTTAAACCAATTGCGGAGATTCAATTTATGGGTTTTATTTACCCGGCTTACAATCAGATCATGACACATGTATCACGGTTGCGCATGAAAACAATGGGGAGTTTTTCGGTGCCAATGGTGATTCGAGCTCCATATGGCGCAGGAATCCGGGCCCCAGAAGTGCATTCGGATAGTACAGAGGCGATTTTTACCCATATGCCTGGGTTAAAAGTTGTCTGCCCGTCTTCCCCTTATCATGCAAAAGGGCTGCTTATTTCCGCGATCGAGGACCCTGATCCAGTGCTGTTCCTGGAGCCAATGCGCAATTACCGTGCTGGTCGTGAGGAAGTCCCGACTGGAAAATATACAGTTGAGATTGGCAAGGGAAGAAGGTTGCATGAGGGGATGGATGTGAGCATCATTGCTTGGGGTTCGATGATTCCGATTGCTGAGCGGGCGAGGGAGCAAGCAGAACAAAAGGGGATTTCTTGTGATCTCATTGATTTGCAGACATTATACCCACTTGATCGTGCTTTGATTGCCGATTCCGTACAAAAGACAGGAAGAGCGGTCATTGTTCATGAAGCACAAGCAACAGGTGGGCTCGGCAATGACATTGTTTCAGCAATTAACGACACAGCGTTTTTATATTTACGATCCCCAATCGAACGGGTCACTGGTTTTGATGTTCCCGTGCCATTTTTTGGCTTGGAAGATCACTATCTCCCTACAGCTAAGCGTGTTTTGAAAAGTGTTGAGAAGGTTGTTAATTTTTAA
- a CDS encoding Glu/Leu/Phe/Val family dehydrogenase produces MAFVQESLITDDFALLDRMADHEQVVFCNDPTSGLRAIIAIHNTTLGPALGGCRMQPYANLDEALDDVLRLAKGMTYKCAAADVDFGGGKAVIIGDPHTDKTPELFRAFGQFVASLGGRFYTGTDMGTTMDDFVYAKKETNNIVGIPEAFGGGGDSSIPTAKGILYGIMATNKMLFGKEELNNATYAVQGLGKVGFKVAEGLLQAGATIYVTDIDEENVAAILEKAKTTTGSAQFVPSEEIYAQDVDVFVPCAFGGVINDDTLRKLKVKAIAGSANNQLLTNQHGVELAEKGILYAPDYIINAGGLIQVSDELYGANKERVLLKTKEIYNVLLNVYQQATKQNQSTMEAANHICENVLANREKRNSFYTASIKPKWDIRN; encoded by the coding sequence ATGGCGTTCGTTCAGGAATCGTTAATTACGGATGATTTTGCGTTGCTTGATAGGATGGCAGATCATGAGCAGGTCGTATTTTGCAATGATCCAACGAGTGGGTTGCGTGCAATTATTGCGATACATAATACTACACTTGGGCCTGCACTAGGCGGGTGCCGGATGCAGCCTTATGCGAATCTTGATGAAGCACTTGATGATGTGCTGCGTCTTGCGAAAGGCATGACATACAAATGTGCCGCAGCGGATGTTGATTTTGGCGGTGGGAAAGCGGTTATCATTGGTGATCCACATACAGACAAAACACCAGAGCTTTTCCGTGCTTTTGGTCAATTTGTTGCTTCGCTTGGAGGTCGTTTCTACACAGGAACAGATATGGGAACAACAATGGATGATTTCGTCTATGCCAAAAAAGAAACCAATAACATTGTAGGCATACCTGAAGCATTTGGCGGTGGTGGTGATTCCTCCATCCCAACGGCTAAAGGGATTTTGTATGGAATCATGGCTACAAATAAGATGCTGTTTGGAAAAGAAGAACTGAACAACGCAACTTATGCTGTCCAAGGGCTTGGAAAAGTCGGATTCAAAGTTGCAGAAGGTCTTCTCCAAGCAGGTGCTACTATTTATGTAACCGATATTGATGAAGAAAACGTTGCTGCAATTTTAGAAAAGGCAAAAACGACGACAGGGTCTGCCCAATTCGTACCAAGTGAGGAAATTTACGCGCAGGATGTTGATGTTTTCGTACCGTGTGCGTTTGGCGGGGTTATTAATGATGACACACTTCGAAAATTAAAGGTAAAAGCAATCGCAGGCTCAGCAAACAACCAATTGCTGACAAATCAACATGGTGTAGAACTGGCAGAAAAAGGGATCCTTTATGCCCCGGATTATATTATTAATGCTGGTGGACTAATCCAGGTTTCCGATGAATTATATGGTGCAAATAAAGAGAGAGTACTGCTAAAAACGAAAGAGATTTACAATGTGCTTCTCAACGTGTACCAGCAAGCAACAAAGCAAAATCAATCAACAATGGAAGCTGCCAACCACATCTGTGAAAATGTGCTCGCAAACCGAGAAAAGCGGAATAGTTTTTATACGGCTTCCATTAAACCGAAATGGGATATCCGCAATTAA